The region cctctccctgacccagtctgtaatacctacatgtttcaagcagaccaccatagtccctgtgcccaagaatgcaaATGCCACCCCGTTGGACTCCCATCTGTAGagatgaaatgctttgaaaagctggtcatggctcacatcaacaccatcatcccagacaccctggacccactccaattcgcataccgccccaacagatccaatctctattgcaccccacactgccccctcccacctggacaaaaggaacacctacgtgaacACCTACTAGCTGTTCACTgaatacagctcagtgttcaacaccatagtgccgtccaagctcatcactaaactaaggaccctgggattaaacacctccctctgcaactggatcctggacttcctaacgggaCGCCCTCCGgtagtgagggtaggtaacaacacatccgccacaggGGAGCGTGTTTGGTCTGCGTGGCCGCGAGcgtctccaacaccatcaataagtTTGCAGAGGACACGACCGTGGTAGgccttcaagttcctcggtgtccacatcactaaggaattatcatggtccatacataccaaaacagtcgtgaagagggcaacaACAACGCCTCATCCCCCTCAGGAGGATGAAAAGATCtgcaaaaggttctacagctgcaccattgagagcatcttgactggctgcaccaCCACTTGtttatggcaactgcttggcatccgaccacaaggctctacagagggtagtgtgcatggcccagtatatcactggggccgagctccctgccacccaggaactctataccaggtggtgtcagaggaaggccctaaaaattgtcagactccagccatccaagtcatagactgttctctctgctaccacacggcaagcggtaccgatgcaccaagtctggaaccaacaggaccctgaacagcttctacccccaagccataagactgctaaataattAGCCCGGGTAGCTATTTGTTAACTAACTATcggcattgaccctttttgtCTCGattcatcacatatgctgcttttactgtttattatctatcctgttacctagtcactttatccctacctatatatacacatatctaCCCCAGTTAACCCGTACCCCGGGGaaatcgactcggtactggtacaaTGTGTATATTGTCAAGTTATCGTTACTTATTGTCTATTTATTCCTCCTGTAATTATTTTTCTATTAATTCTCTTTTGtctcactgcattgttgggaagggccgttgtcatttcactgttagtctacacctgctgtttacgaagcatgtcaCAAATACAATGATTTGTtagaaaaatatacatttatttgAAGTATACATTCATTAAAGATACCTTTTCTTTCCCCAGGATAATGCTGCGGCAGTGGGAGGAGACTCGGGACATAGCCAGTCAGCTGCTGGACTCTGGAGATCACTCGTTATTAGTTGATTTTGACAGCCATTTGGACGACATCACTAGGGACTGGACAAATCAGAAACTGAATGCCAAAATAGCAGAGCTTGCCTCACCAGCCAATGGTAATGTTTGAAATAAGCTTGTAGATAACTAACTTTTGAGTAACATCTTTCAAATTTAAATAGTTGgaattatatacagtatgtcttaaACCTGCTGAAACTACACATATTTAGTTAAGAATCTTATTTTTATTATTACCATCTAACAGCCAAATAAGCACATCATCCACGATAATTTCAAAATATGAAATAGATTTTTAATACGGTCAGGCAGAACACTGACAACACAAGACATGCATAAATAACTGAAATATTGACAGATCTGTGCAGTCTTCCACCTAACAACATTCTCAGTCCAGAGTGTGCCTTGTGTCAAACCCAGCAGCCATGTTGTTAACCCACTTACAACCATTAACAAAGCCATGCTCATAGTTCAATGGCTGCCAATGGCATCACAACATTACGTACATCCTGACCCACTGCTTTCAGAGTGTGTAAGCTTATCAACTCATTAAACTACATCTACAAACTATTTAAAGTATTCATGTGATATTGTGTTCATATAAACATCGGTTCATAAGAGAAAGGAGCCCCCCCCCGGATTCATTTCTATATGACGAAGAGAAAGTATACGAATATTGTTTTTTCTCAATATAAATGTGCTGAACCAGCATTACCACTTTCAGAAACCAAAACCGGAGACAGACAAGTTGGTTTCCTGCCTCGAACAGTTGACATGGTGATGATCAAATAACTGAACTTTGGCCCTACTATGGCTTTCTGAGCCTGTTTTGGGAGAATCTCATACACTACTTGCAACAGCTTTGTCAACAGTTACGCTATCACAGACTATGTAAACAACATGAGGAGGATCCTGAAAGGTATCTGAAGCAGTACCACAGTCAGCATTCATAGAGACAGCAATAAGGAGTAAAAGTCTCTGACTCCCTATAAAAAGGCCCAATTGTGATAcgtttttccactaattggtcttttgaccaatcacatctctTTTCacagctgatctgattggtcagtagaaaaagatcagaattgggctgcctatgTAAACACAGCCAAAGTGAGTTGGATATCATTTGGAGCAATAGTATAACACCAGGTGATTGGGTTGGTAAAGGGCAATCCTGAAGGCTAAACCAAAGTGATGTCTCCATTCCATGTAGTGCTATTCAGTCTAGTGGTTCATGTCTGAGAAGGCTTGGGACTCCGTTAAATCCGTATCATGGATGTTCAGTGCGATTGAAATGTAAAACTCATTTCCGGCTGAGCCGActtatgcagcgtttaccgtgaatgcagtctccgcaaacgcaggaacattgcctttaaattgcgcTGAATTTCTGCGACACGGATTGAATTGAGCCCTTGGTATCAGATCAGATAGTGCTTCAATATTTTTTCTCTCTTAATTTATACGAGATGTCCTGTGATCAGATGCTCAGGGGTAAGGCACTGGTACCAGGTTGATGGTGACATCTCCCGATTGGCTGGCTATGTCACGGAGGTAGGTCATTGACTCCCGGAAGTCTTCAGCTTCTTTGACCTGCTGCTGAGCCCAGGGTAGGGTTATCTGGAGAAGAGGGGGTGCGTGGTTCAGTCCCTCTTTAATTCACAGTGAAACATGTAGTTATCCTGTACTTACATAAACCTTAGTTTaaggcagggatcatcaactagatccaatcatttcaaaccttgcttacatttgtatacgatcacatatctCTTTATTACGTGTGGGAATATTTTGGGAACAGACGtcccaaattaaaatcacttggtgctgatttgctggtgtttttagtgTTTTATGTCCAACAGACAATTTGGGGCCTGCCAGTTGGGAAACCTGTCCTACGGTATGCATTTACTGCACCTTTCGTTTACATTTGAACAGGTGTTACAGTTATTTATGAGTAAGTGAGGAAAAGCTTTCAGCTGTACCTGTGTGATGATGAGTTTGCTGGATGGGTCCTCTGTGGCACTGAACTCCTCTCCGAAACACAAGGTGATGCCACACTGAGGAGGGTCTCCCCCGTAACTGCGGAAGTGGTCCAGCTCTAAGGAAACACGCAGTCAGTAAATACACACTGACTGCTGAAATATCCAATAAGGTGCCAACAAAGAAGTGGGTTATCCTCACCAAGAGAGAGTGAGCAGCACCATGTCACTCACCCATTTTGAAAGCCTCTCTGTCAAAGAGCAGCACGGGCTCCACAGCACGGTTCATCTTGTGGGGTCCCGTCGTGGTTGAATGTGGCCCTGTCCAGAACACCCGGCCCTGGCAGTAGCGCTTAGCATAGATCCCTGCCCCCGTGGAGGTCAAGATCACCCCTTTCTCCATGAAGGGCAACAGTGTGGAGAGGGCCTGGAGCTGAGGCCCGATGCCAGGATTGGAGGTCAGGGTGGAGGGGGACTCTGGGAGTGGGATGCGTGGGAACCCACCCATCATCAGGGTGGGTGGAACAGGTGATGAGGGCAGGTAGGCGATTCGGACATCGCTGCCTATGACCTCACGTTTAAGCACCTCCTGTCCTATGTATTTCACTAAGACATGGAACGAGTCCCGTgctggagtgggagagagagagagagagagagagggaagggatgagagtgaatgagagacCGAGCAGGAATAGTTCATGTAGTATGGGCCGTATTCCagtttaggaaattacgcctttcctacgcacgcctttccttCGCACTTCTCAATAGTTGCTATTCAGACTTACCTCACGAAGGTGCGTAACAAGCTTTGCAGGTGGGCGCATTCTTAACAAATGTAATTCAAcagctgaaaaccctcccacttgctgacCAACATATTATTTCATGGAGTTTAAATTAAATAGGGTCTccagtacatttatcttaagccGTCCCTTTAAATATGGTGTACCTTTTTAGTTAGAATTTTGTTGACAGACTCACTAGAATATTTTGAGAGAACAcgttcagaatattagggatcaatgaaagaaagccatctaGATATATGcttatttgtctccgtttcagtACAAATTGGTAGAtataaaaaaatactctgatcttgtagattatttagggttaggaaactacagtatatctaaaacAAGTAATTTGTATTTACAATTCTCTTGTCCAAACGaattactcatttacctagcttTTATAAAGTTGTAAATTACAATACATGaagaatggtgttatttctatctgAAAAAATAAAGTAGATGTTTTTCCACTTGATACCAGTAGGTTCGCTAGAtgttattcatggtttcctcgcTCCTAAAGGTGAGGGAATTAAGTCGAGGTCAGAACAAGGCGTATCAGGCCTCCTtagtggctcagtggtctaagacactgcatcgctcTGCCACTAGAGATCTTGGTTAGAGTCCAggttctgtcgcagccggccgcgacctggAGACcaatggggcggcacacaattggcccagtgtcgtctgggttaggggagggtttggctggcagggatgtccaTGTCCCATCaccactcctgtggcgggccgggtgcagtaaCACACTggcacggtcgccaggtgtacggtgtttcctccgacactttggtgcggctggcttccgggttaagcgggcattgtgtcaagaagcagtgcgacttggttgggttgtgtttcagaggacgcacagctctcgaccttcgcctctcccgagtacGTACGGGAGTTACAGCGATGGGACAATTAGATAACACGAAATTGGGGCAACATTTATTTATACACACCTACATTTATTCAATCTCCACCCCAGAGAAATAGCAGGTGAATcgcatgctattctcatgcttaagtcTAAGGTCAAAATACgagtagagagaaaagtgcataaaaatgGAAATGCATTCCATTTACGTGCACTTAACTCAGGTCAGATGTGATTGAGAAGCTGATTTGACTTCCTTTCTGCATAGCATTACCTCCAGGGGGAGGGACGGTCTCAATCGTGACGTTCACCTGGAGCTCATCGACCGCTAGAGGAAGACAACAGAATATCAACAGCATGTCAATCAACCACATGCTATTGCAGAACTCCCAAGAGTGGAGAAACAGTGGCTGAGAGATCCAACATAAATGAACACAGAGATTCCGTGTTTGACAGACATTTGGAGGACAGACATGACATTGAGTTAGTAAGACATAAGACTTACTCCCATCGCTCTTCATGATGACCAAGGGCTGATCGAACTGGTCTTGTTGGATGGTAAGAACACTTTCATCAATCTCCTGAACAGACTGATAAAAACACACAAATTGACATAAACAATAGAGATAAATCCCAAATGTTTCTAGAACTTGTTTCtgtctttaaaatgtcagacCTACCATGGTGATTGGGGCGGTGATGATCTCCTCTTTCATCCGTTTGACCacaacctcctcctccttcacctcctcctcgcTATCTGAATCGctgctccttctcttcctccctcctgctCTGGCTCGGCCCTTTATTTTAACATTCCCCAACACTGTGAAGAGAAAAGGCACCATATGTTAGCAATTTGTTTACTGCAATTTAGCATGCTTTGAAGTTGTCTCAATAGCTACAAACTATGTGAAATTATTGCTGCTCTGATAAAATGTGCACCGCTGACCCCTGTATGACTGTATGTCCCTTTGGACTGACTGAGGGaactatagtagagtacagtcgtggccaaaagttttgagaatgacacaaatattaattttcacaaagtctgctgcctcagtgtccttagatatttttgtcagatgttattgtggaatactgaagtataattacaagcatttcattagcgtcaaaggcttttattgacaattatatCAAGTTGTCAAGAGTCAATATCTGCAgttttgacccttctttttcaagacctctgcaatcctgcctggcatgctgtcaattaacttctgggccacatcctgactgatggcagcccattcttgcataatcaatgcttggagtttgtcagaatttgtgggttttgtttgtccacccgcctcttgaggattgaccacaagttctcaatgggattgaggtctggggagtttcctggccatggacccaaaatatcaatgttttgtttcccgagccacttagttatcacttttgccttattgcaaggtgctccatcatgctggaaaagacaTTGTTTGTCactaaactgttcctggatggttgggagaagttgctctctgagaatgtgttctttattcatggctgtgttcttaggcaaaattgtgagtgagcccactcccttggctgagaagcaaccccacacatgaatggtctcaggatgctttactattggcatgacacaggactgatggtagcgctcaccttgtcttctccggacaagcttttttccggatgccccaaacaatcggaaaggggattcatcagagaaaatgactttaccccagtcctcagcagtccaatccctgtaacttttgcagaatatcagtctgtccctgatgtttttcctggagagaagtggcttctttgttgcccttcttgacaccaagccatcctccaaaagtcttcgcctcactgtgcgtgcagatgcactcacacctgcctgctgccattcctgagcaagatCTGTACTGGTGATGCCCCGATCCCGctgctgaatcaactttaggagacggtcctggcacttgctggactttcttgggcgccctgaagccttcttcacaacaattgaaccgctctccttgaagttcttgatgatccgataaatggttgattgaagccctttttgtgcaaagcaataatgactgcatgtgtttccttgcaggtaaccatggttgacagaggaagaacaatgatttcaagcaccaccctccttttgaagcttccagtctgttattcaaattcaatcagcatgacagtgtGATCTCcggccttgtccttgtcaacactcacacctgtgttaacgagagaatcactgacatgatgtcagctggtcattttgtggcagggctgaaatgcagtggaaatgttttttgggactccgttcatttgcatggcaaagagagactttgcaattaattgtaattcatctgatcactcttcataacattctggagtatatgcaaattgccatcatacaaactgaggcagcagactttgtgaaaatttatatttgtgtcattctcaacttttggccacgactgtagagtgCTGCATGCATGTGGTCATGGAGTTGGCCAGTATTAAAAATCTAAATCTTCTCAACCTCGAGTGTAACTTCCTCAAACCTAAAGAATGTACGTTGCTACACCCGGTCTGGTCCCAGATAGTGGATATGAGGATGTGGTTATACTGTAGATTCCTACACAAGACCAAAAGATAATGGCTGGAACATTGTAAAAGAGGGGTAGAAATAAACATTGCGTAACtaactcagtgtgtgtttgtgtgtctctcaccTTGTTCATTCATCGGTACAAGGCAGTAAACTTTGTATGGTTCGGAGATGTCTAGCTGGGACCTCTCGGGGACCTCTTTGAACTCCGGGCTCTTATTGAGAGCACAGCGCAGCCGGGTCTTCCAGGAGGCAGGGTCCACACGACCCCCATCGGACAACTTCCCCTTAAACACCGCCCATGCCTAATGGATGAGGCATTTAGACTCACAGCTCAGGAAATAATGCCTACTGTATGTTTTAATAGATTATAAATAACAAGGGACTACTGTACAATGACGACTTAACGAACTAGGGATAGCACTGATAAAGTGTCAGGACCTTGAAGATGGCACCATCCTCTTCACTGCGGAAGTCCTGTTTCCCGGCGTGTTTCCAGGGGATACGAAACATGGTCTTGGCGTCATCGTCCCATATCAGGCCAGGGTACTTCCCACTGCTGACCTGCACAAGACCCGGTGGGGGTGAGACCAGGACAACCCTCACTCAACCCGTgtcccagacagacagtacactaACTGtggtggcagatagcctagcggttaagaatgTTGGCCCTataactgaaaggtcactggtttgaatccctgagccgactaggtataaaaaataaaaatcagtaGATGGGCTTTTgagaaaggcagttaaccctaatttctctggataagagcatcagtTAAATGACTCAAATATACAGGTCACTGTGGTGTACCAGCTCCGACACATCCACTGCAAACAGCTGTTAGTGCACAAACATTAATTTGCTCAAAAGGAACTATTGAACAAATCATCCTCAAACACTCACCTGGTCTACCATCCAGGAGCGTAGTCTGCGGGTTGAGCGAATTCTCCCAGATGCCATAGCTGTGAAAACAGTATAACTTTATTTCCATCTAGtctggcaaaaaaatatatataattgtgtCATACAaactatacacacacagtattagGCCTacctcagtggaggctgctgaggggaggacggctcataataatggctggaacagagctaatggaatggcattaacccatgtgtttgatatcattccagccattaccacgagcccgtcttccccaattaaggtgccaccaacctcctgctgCCTACTGATACAAACAAACTCAATATAATACAGTAAGAGCAGTGCTAGCAAGATAACGAATATTGTGAGTACATGACTGATTATGTATgcgtgacgtgtgtgtgtgtagttcagcTGAGGACATTCACACTGGCAGACTGCTATATATGTTTGCACAAATAGCTACTTAAAGGCGCAGTAGTAAAGGCTAGGTTCTCATTGAATTCATATCTGAGAATTGGTAGATCCGTTCTATGAGAGCCATTTCTATGCTTCCAGTTGCGGTTTTTTGCTCTTTTTACTTTCGGCTTTT is a window of Oncorhynchus mykiss isolate Arlee chromosome 11, USDA_OmykA_1.1, whole genome shotgun sequence DNA encoding:
- the irf9 gene encoding interferon regulatory factor 9 isoform X1, producing the protein MASGRIRSTRRLRSWMVDQVSSGKYPGLIWDDDAKTMFRIPWKHAGKQDFRSEEDGAIFKAWAVFKGKLSDGGRVDPASWKTRLRCALNKSPEFKEVPERSQLDISEPYKVYCLVPMNEQVLGNVKIKGRARAGGRKRRSSDSDSEEEVKEEEVVVKRMKEEIITAPITMSVQEIDESVLTIQQDQFDQPLVIMKSDGTVDELQVNVTIETVPPPGARDSFHVLVKYIGQEVLKREVIGSDVRIAYLPSSPVPPTLMMGGFPRIPLPESPSTLTSNPGIGPQLQALSTLLPFMEKGVILTSTGAGIYAKRYCQGRVFWTGPHSTTTGPHKMNRAVEPVLLFDREAFKMELDHFRSYGGDPPQCGITLCFGEEFSATEDPSSKLIITQITLPWAQQQVKEAEDFRESMTYLRDIASQSGDVTINLVPVPYP
- the irf9 gene encoding interferon regulatory factor 9 isoform X2; this encodes MASGRIRSTRRLRSWMVDQVSSGKYPGLIWDDDAKTMFRIPWKHAGKQDFRSEEDGAIFKAWAVFKGKLSDGGRVDPASWKTRLRCALNKSPEFKEVPERSQLDISEPYKVYCLVPMNEQVLGNVKIKGRARAGGRKRRSSDSDSEEEVKEEEVVVKRMKEEIITAPITMSVQEIDESVLTIQQDQFDQPLVIMKSDGTRDSFHVLVKYIGQEVLKREVIGSDVRIAYLPSSPVPPTLMMGGFPRIPLPESPSTLTSNPGIGPQLQALSTLLPFMEKGVILTSTGAGIYAKRYCQGRVFWTGPHSTTTGPHKMNRAVEPVLLFDREAFKMELDHFRSYGGDPPQCGITLCFGEEFSATEDPSSKLIITQITLPWAQQQVKEAEDFRESMTYLRDIASQSGDVTINLVPVPYP